Proteins from one Syngnathus scovelli strain Florida chromosome 9, RoL_Ssco_1.2, whole genome shotgun sequence genomic window:
- the brd9 gene encoding bromodomain-containing protein 9 isoform X2 has product MGKKHKKHKPEWRTVDDFEDKALEKPLKLVLKVGGSEVTELSGSGHDSSYYDDRSDHERHKEKKKKKKKKSDKDKYVDDEERKRRKEEKRKKREREQNESEAAPATAVSTGVPVEPFTISKTMSIKIEPEEKKRKKEKFESESEFEEFHPSVKVDVEQQGERPVRACRTQHENESTPRQLLLEHFLRQLQRKDAHGFFAFPVTDAIAPNYSMIIKHPMDFSTMKDKISNNEYNTVTEFKADFKLMCDNAMVYNRPETVYYKAAKKLLHTGFKMMSKDRLLVLKRSMSFMQDMAAILGDEELAADLPPTEVTPIPVESARKSKKQPVKDMNYLFEPEGNACSLTDSTAEEHVLALVEHSADEARDRINRYMPNSKIGYLQKESDTSLVYTVVNQLDPEAEEEETHKVDLSSLSNKLLPGLTTLGFKDDRRHKVTFLSSAYNIQSLQKNSVFPDLLPEESDLLCSAYGDETGVQCALSILDFVKGCGNATKLWVDEILDKMTGSDHTKAANQIRQKRNLLLKPDETKTGLCDMQMVDGAGLGESSSVLDFMSLKNYPDMSLDISMLNTLGKGVKKEPGNEESQQNFDDADKLLQEFQEAQVDRVGSRPSSNLSSLSNASERDQHHLGSPSQSEMVHDPYEFLQSPESESPANN; this is encoded by the exons ATGGGGAAGAAACACAAGAAACATAAACCGGAGTGGAGAACAGTTGATG ACTTTGAAGACAAGGCATTGGAGAAGCCACTGAAGCTCGTGCTGAAAGTAGGTGGCAGCGAAGTGACAGAACTCTCGGGTTCGGGCCATGACTCCAGCTACTATGACGACAGATCAGATCACGAACGCCAcaaagagaaaaagaagaagaagaagaaaaaatctgATAAGGACAAATATGTGGACGACGAAGAGAGAAAACGAAGAAAG GaggaaaagagaaagaaaagagagcgaGAGCAGAATGAATCCGAGGCAGCACCTGCCACCGCGGTCAGCACCGGCGTCCCCGTCGAACCTTTCACGATATCCAAAACTATGAGTATCAAAATAGAG ccagaagagaagaaaaggaagaAGGAGAAGTTTGAGAGTGAGTCTGAGTTTGAGGAATTTCACCCCAGTGTGAAGGTCGATGTTGAGCAGCAGGGAGAAAGACCCGTGCGAGCGTGTCGAACACAACATG AGAACGAGTCAACTCCCCGGCAGCTGTTACTTGAGCACTTCCTCCGCCAGCTACAAAG AAAAGATGCCCATGGTTTCTTTGCCTTCCCAGTAACTGATGCGATTGCTCCCAATTACTCCATGATCATCAAACACCCGATGGACTTCAGCACCATGAAAGACAAGATCTCAAATAATGAGTACAACACGGTGACAGAATTCAAG GCTGACTTTAAGCTGATGTGCGACAACGCTATGGTTTACAATCGCCCGGAGACGGTCTACTATAAGGCGGCCAAGAAACTTCTCCATACCGGGTTTAAGATGATGAGCAAG GATCGCCTGTTGGTTTTGAAGCGCAGCATGTCTTTCATGCAAGACATGGCAGCCATTTTAGGAGACGAAGAACTCGCGGCTGATTTACCTCCAACGGAGGTCACTCCTATCCCAGTGGAATCGGCCAGAAAGTCAAAGAAACAACCCGTGAAAGACATGAA CTATCTTTTCGAGCCAGAGGGGAACGCCTGCAGCCTGACTGACAGCACAGCGGAGGAACACGTTCTCGCTCTGGTGGAACATTCGGCCGACGAAGCCCGAGATCGCATCAACAGATACATGCCGAACTCCAAG atcGGCTACTTGCAGAAAGAGTCCGACACTTCTCTTGTGTACACTGTCGTCAATCAGCTCGATCCCGAGGCAGAAG AAGAGGAGACTCATAAAGTGGACTTGAGTTCACTGTCAAATAAGCTCCTTCCTGGATTAACAACGCTGGGCTTCAAAGATGACAGGAGACACAAAG tgactTTCCTGAGTAGTGCCTACAACATTCAGAGCCTTCAGAAGAACTCGGTCTTTCCAGACCTGCTCCCCGAGGAGTCGGACTTGCTGTGCTCGGCGTATGGAGATGAAACGGGGGTGCAATGTGCTCTGAG CATACTGGACTTTGTGAAAGGATGTGGAAATGCCACCAAGCTTTGGGTGGATGAAATTCTGGATAAGATGACAGGAAGCGATCACACAAAAGCTGCCAATCAGATCCGACAG AAGAGGAACCTGCTGCTGAAACCGGACGAAACTAAGACGGGCCTCTGCGACATGCAG ATGGTGGATGGTGCTGGTCTTGGAGAAAGCAGTTCAGTGTTGGACTTCATGTCTTTGAAGAACTACCCTGACATGTCTCTTGACATCTCCATGCTCAACACATTAG GTAAAGGTGTGAAGAAGGAGCCAGGAAACGAAGAAAGCCAGCAAAACTTTGATGATGCCGACAAGCTTCTGCAGGAGTTTCAGGAGGCTCAGGTGGACCGAGTCGGCTCCAGGCCTTCTTCCAACCTGTCGTCCCTCTCCAACGCCTCCGAGAGGGATCAACACCACT
- the brd9 gene encoding bromodomain-containing protein 9 isoform X1 has protein sequence MGKKHKKHKPEWRTVDDFEDKALEKPLKLVLKVGGSEVTELSGSGHDSSYYDDRSDHERHKEKKKKKKKKSDKDKYVDDEERKRRKEEKRKKREREQNESEAAPATAVSTGVPVEPFTISKTMSIKIEPEEKKRKKEKFESESEFEEFHPSVKVDVEQQGERPVRACRTQHENESTPRQLLLEHFLRQLQRKDAHGFFAFPVTDAIAPNYSMIIKHPMDFSTMKDKISNNEYNTVTEFKADFKLMCDNAMVYNRPETVYYKAAKKLLHTGFKMMSKDRLLVLKRSMSFMQDMAAILGDEELAADLPPTEVTPIPVESARKSKKQPVKDMNYLFEPEGNACSLTDSTAEEHVLALVEHSADEARDRINRYMPNSKIGYLQKESDTSLVYTVVNQLDPEAEGLIPQVLVMQEEETHKVDLSSLSNKLLPGLTTLGFKDDRRHKVTFLSSAYNIQSLQKNSVFPDLLPEESDLLCSAYGDETGVQCALSILDFVKGCGNATKLWVDEILDKMTGSDHTKAANQIRQKRNLLLKPDETKTGLCDMQMVDGAGLGESSSVLDFMSLKNYPDMSLDISMLNTLGKGVKKEPGNEESQQNFDDADKLLQEFQEAQVDRVGSRPSSNLSSLSNASERDQHHLGSPSQSEMVHDPYEFLQSPESESPANN, from the exons ATGGGGAAGAAACACAAGAAACATAAACCGGAGTGGAGAACAGTTGATG ACTTTGAAGACAAGGCATTGGAGAAGCCACTGAAGCTCGTGCTGAAAGTAGGTGGCAGCGAAGTGACAGAACTCTCGGGTTCGGGCCATGACTCCAGCTACTATGACGACAGATCAGATCACGAACGCCAcaaagagaaaaagaagaagaagaagaaaaaatctgATAAGGACAAATATGTGGACGACGAAGAGAGAAAACGAAGAAAG GaggaaaagagaaagaaaagagagcgaGAGCAGAATGAATCCGAGGCAGCACCTGCCACCGCGGTCAGCACCGGCGTCCCCGTCGAACCTTTCACGATATCCAAAACTATGAGTATCAAAATAGAG ccagaagagaagaaaaggaagaAGGAGAAGTTTGAGAGTGAGTCTGAGTTTGAGGAATTTCACCCCAGTGTGAAGGTCGATGTTGAGCAGCAGGGAGAAAGACCCGTGCGAGCGTGTCGAACACAACATG AGAACGAGTCAACTCCCCGGCAGCTGTTACTTGAGCACTTCCTCCGCCAGCTACAAAG AAAAGATGCCCATGGTTTCTTTGCCTTCCCAGTAACTGATGCGATTGCTCCCAATTACTCCATGATCATCAAACACCCGATGGACTTCAGCACCATGAAAGACAAGATCTCAAATAATGAGTACAACACGGTGACAGAATTCAAG GCTGACTTTAAGCTGATGTGCGACAACGCTATGGTTTACAATCGCCCGGAGACGGTCTACTATAAGGCGGCCAAGAAACTTCTCCATACCGGGTTTAAGATGATGAGCAAG GATCGCCTGTTGGTTTTGAAGCGCAGCATGTCTTTCATGCAAGACATGGCAGCCATTTTAGGAGACGAAGAACTCGCGGCTGATTTACCTCCAACGGAGGTCACTCCTATCCCAGTGGAATCGGCCAGAAAGTCAAAGAAACAACCCGTGAAAGACATGAA CTATCTTTTCGAGCCAGAGGGGAACGCCTGCAGCCTGACTGACAGCACAGCGGAGGAACACGTTCTCGCTCTGGTGGAACATTCGGCCGACGAAGCCCGAGATCGCATCAACAGATACATGCCGAACTCCAAG atcGGCTACTTGCAGAAAGAGTCCGACACTTCTCTTGTGTACACTGTCGTCAATCAGCTCGATCCCGAGGCAGAAGGTTTGATACCCCAAGTTCTTGTTATGCAGG AAGAGGAGACTCATAAAGTGGACTTGAGTTCACTGTCAAATAAGCTCCTTCCTGGATTAACAACGCTGGGCTTCAAAGATGACAGGAGACACAAAG tgactTTCCTGAGTAGTGCCTACAACATTCAGAGCCTTCAGAAGAACTCGGTCTTTCCAGACCTGCTCCCCGAGGAGTCGGACTTGCTGTGCTCGGCGTATGGAGATGAAACGGGGGTGCAATGTGCTCTGAG CATACTGGACTTTGTGAAAGGATGTGGAAATGCCACCAAGCTTTGGGTGGATGAAATTCTGGATAAGATGACAGGAAGCGATCACACAAAAGCTGCCAATCAGATCCGACAG AAGAGGAACCTGCTGCTGAAACCGGACGAAACTAAGACGGGCCTCTGCGACATGCAG ATGGTGGATGGTGCTGGTCTTGGAGAAAGCAGTTCAGTGTTGGACTTCATGTCTTTGAAGAACTACCCTGACATGTCTCTTGACATCTCCATGCTCAACACATTAG GTAAAGGTGTGAAGAAGGAGCCAGGAAACGAAGAAAGCCAGCAAAACTTTGATGATGCCGACAAGCTTCTGCAGGAGTTTCAGGAGGCTCAGGTGGACCGAGTCGGCTCCAGGCCTTCTTCCAACCTGTCGTCCCTCTCCAACGCCTCCGAGAGGGATCAACACCACT
- the trip13 gene encoding pachytene checkpoint protein 2 homolog: protein MEINDMDVENKRTIDVEVHVKSRSTAKMPEVRMHVQALLNRHNMVFGNFKWTEFDEGFLHTHVESVAIVDQEDMPSQLLDMTSCTISFHIFTLIEDGPSTLSLEEDEELSAATHWLLPAADFHGIWESLVYDNGVKTKLLDYVTTTIYFSDKNVDSNLISWNRVVLLHGPPGTGKTSLCKALAQKLSIRLSSRYTYGQFIEINSHSLFSKWFSESGKLVTKMFQKIQQLIDDKDALVFVLIDEVESLTAARNACQAGTEPSDAIRVVNAVLTQLDQIKQHSNVVILTTSNITEKIDLAFVDRADIKQYIGPPSEKGIYNIFLSCLEELMKCQIIYPRQPIFTISEMETMGFAKSNLSENSLTLRNIAIKSKGLSGRSLRKLPFLAHALFVKSPRVTLEKFLQAMDMAVDMQKEERAHLANGV from the exons ATGGAAATCAACGATATGGATGTGGAAAACAAAAGAACAATTGATGTCGAGGTCCACGTTAAATCCCGAAG CACAGCTAAAATGCCTGAGGTGAGGATGCATGTCCAGGCTCTTCTAAATCGCCACAACATGGTATTTGGAAACTTCAAGTGGACAGAGTTTGATGAAGGCTTCCTGCACACTCATGTAGAATCTGTGGCTATTGTTGATCAAGAAGATATGCCATCACAG CTCCTGGATATGACGAGCTGCACAATTTCCTTCCATATCTTCACCCTGATTGAGGATGGGCCTAGTACACTCAGTttagaggaggatgaggagctcTCAGCGGCTACCCACTGGTTGCTTCCAGCAG CTGATTTCCATGGTATATGGGAGAGTCTCGTATATGACAATGGAGTCAAAACTAAG CTACTAGATTATGTCACAACAACAATTTACTTCTCGGACAAAAACGTGGACAGCAACTTGATTTCGTGGAATCGTGTCGTGCTGCTCCACG GGCCCCCAGGCACCGGGAAAACATCCTTGTGCAAAGCTCTTGCCCAGAAACTGTCAATCCGACTGTCAAGCCG ATACACATATGGACAGTTTATTGAGATAAACAGCCACAGCTTATTTTCAAAGTGGTTCTCTGAG AGTGGAAAACTGGTCACAAAGATGTTTCAGAAGATTCAACAGCTTATTGATGACAAAGATGCTCTTGTGTTTGTCCTCATTGATGag GTGGAGAGTCTGACAGCAGCGAGGAACGCCTGCCAGGCCGGAACGGAACCATCTGACGCCATCCGCGTGGTCAACGCTGTCCTAACTCAGCTGGACCAAATCAAACA ACATTCCAACGTGGTGATCCTGACGACCTCCAACATAACGGAAAAAATCGACTTGGCCTTTGTAGACAGAGCGGACATCAAGCAGTACATCGGACCTCCATCTGAGAAGGGCATCTACAACATTTTTCTTTCCTGCCTTGAGGAGCTTATGAAG TGTCAAATCATTTACCCACGGCAGCCCATCTTCACCATCTCGGAGATGGAGACCATGGGCTTTGCTAAGAGCAATCTATCTGAAAACAGCCTGACCCTGAGGAACATCGCCAT AAAAAGCAAAGGCCTGAGTGGAAGATCACTGAGAAAATTACCCTTTCTAGCTCATGCACTTTTCGTGAAG TCACCAAGAGTGACCCTAGAAAAGTTTCTACAGGCCATGGACATGGCGGTGGATATGCAGAAGGAGGAAAGAGCTCACCTGGCAAATGGTGTCTGA